A genomic segment from Drosophila willistoni isolate 14030-0811.24 chromosome 2L unlocalized genomic scaffold, UCI_dwil_1.1 Seg168, whole genome shotgun sequence encodes:
- the LOC6640859 gene encoding trypsin-1 encodes MKSIYLVVVLVCAVLDLGHTATPGLAAVRASSEPAKILESLSNLRQNSFLDWIVSILGPEYADPSGASSSAIPTKKKECPACSCGSINTGHRIVGGQETEVHEYPWMAMLMWFGSFYCGATLVNDQYAVTAAHCVNGFYHRLITVRLLEHNRQDSNVKIVDRRVARVLVHPNYSTRTFDSDIALIRFTEPVRLGIDMHPVCMPLPNEHYAGQTAVVTGWGALSEGGPISDTLQEVEVPILSQQECRNSNYGEHRITDNMICAGYVEQGGKDSCQGDSGGPMHVLDDGQTYQLAGVVSWGEGCAKPNAPGVYTRVSSFNEWISANTQDACSCTQAQEPTPEETSINPITEPEENSSTNANSEEATTPEIEEANKLV; translated from the coding sequence atgaaatcaatttatttagTTGTAGTCTTAGTCTGTGCAGTGCTAGATTTGGGGCACACAGCCACGCCCGGTTTAGCTGCTGTGCGTGCTTCATCGGAGCCGGCAAAAATTTTGGAATCATTGAGTAATCTACGTCAGAATAGTTTTCTCGATTGGATTGTGTCCATATTGGGACCAGAATATGCTGATCCCAGTGGTGCTAGTAGCAGTGCCATTCCCACAAAGAAGAAAGAATGTCCAGCATGTTCGTGTGGCAGCATCAATACCGGACATCGTATCGTAGGCGGACAGGAAACCGAAGTCCATGAGTATCCCTGGATGGCCATGCTAATGTGGTTTGGTAGCTtctattgtggagccactttgGTCAATGATCAATATGCTGTGACTGCGGCTCATTGTGTGAATGGTTTCTATCATCGTTTGATCACAGTTCGTCTGCTCGAGCACAATCGTCAGGATAGTAATGTCAAGATTGTTGATAGACGTGTGGCCAGGGTTCTAGTGCACCCGAATTATAGTACACGCACCTTTGACAGTGATATAGCACTCATTCGCTTCACTGAACCAGTGCGTTTGGGCATCGATATGCATCCGGTGTGTATGCCATTGCCGAATGAGCATTACGCTGGACAAACCGCTGTGGTCACAGGTTGGGGTGCCTTGAGTGAGGGTGGTCCCATTTCCGATACCCTTCAGGAGGTGGAGGTGCCCATTCTATCGCAGCAAGAGTGCCGTAACAGCAATTATGGAGAGCATCGAATAACTGACAACATGATTTGTGCTGGTTATGTGGAACAGGGTGGCAAGGATTCATGTCAAGGTGACAGCGGCGGCCCAATGCACGTTCTGGACGATGGTCAGACCTATCAACTGGCTGGCGTTGTTTCCTGGGGTGAAGGTTGCGCCAAACCCAATGCTCCCGGTGTCTATACTCGTGTCTCCAGCTTTAATGAGTGGATTTCAGCCAATACACAAGATGCCTGCTCGTGTACTCAAGCTCAAGAGCCGACTCCCGAGGAAACATCTATTAATCCCATCACTGAGCCGGAAGAGAATTCGTcaacaaatgcaaattccGAAGAGGCAACTACTCCAGAAATTGAAGAGGCCAATAAATTGGTCTAA